Genomic window (Buchnera aphidicola (Cinara splendens)):
CAACGTGCACTCATGCATTAGTTTATGAAAAGAATGATCTTGTTTATTCATTCAATTAGAAATTAAAAATTAATAAAAATCTCTTTATTTTAGTCTAAAAAAAAAGTTATGCACATAGTTATGCACATAGTTATGCACATAAATTCTGTTCATCGGTGCAAAAATGTTGAAAAAAAATGCTATAAGCATAGTTTTTTAATTCATAGTTCAACAGGTTTGACGCAACCAAGCGAGTGTTTTTTGCAGTATATTGGATCCCAATGGTGTTAAAATAGATTCAGGATGAAATTGTAAACCACAAATACGGTCATATATGTGTTTCACTGCCATAACCGCCGTTTTGCAGCGAGCATTCACACAAAGAGTAGAAGGGACAGAGGTACACAGGAGAGAGTGGTACCGAGCTACTACTAGCGGATTAGGCAGCGTAGAAAACATATCCTGCTGGTCGTGCAGAATGCAGGATGTTTTTCCATGCACAATGTCGGATGTTGCATCTACTCGACCTCCATACACACATACAATTGCTTGATGTCC
Coding sequences:
- a CDS encoding aminodeoxychorismate/anthranilate synthase component II codes for the protein MSEVLLLDNLDSFTYNLVDSLRIFRQKVAVYRNTTPLPTLISVLEGMDHPIVVLSPGPGTPSTAGCMLELIDLIKGKIPILGICLGHQAIVCVYGGRVDATSDIVHGKTSCILHDQQDMFSTLPNPLVVARYHSLLCTSVPSTLCVNARCKTAVMAVKHIYDRICGLQFHPESILTPLGSNILQKTLAWLRQTC